Proteins from a genomic interval of Phlebotomus papatasi isolate M1 chromosome 3, Ppap_2.1, whole genome shotgun sequence:
- the LOC129805647 gene encoding uncharacterized protein LOC129805647 produces MPYVLVRGNLASYSHKYPWRVLVSGLKAADIEQLNRFPCGGYSDESTIVYLQHPCVILTALEVLGYRVVASSSTAVKQDYNEYMWTMRKEFSEPEPFTDTTVGERDNIANFGRESLSGVHKVDVPE; encoded by the exons ATGCCATACGTTTTGGTGCGTGGGAATTTGGCGTCCTACAGTCACAAATACCCATGGAGAGTCTTGGTTTCCGGACTCAAAG CGGCGGATATCGAACAATTGAATAGATTTCCTTGTGGTGGCTATAGTGACGAGTCGACTATTGTGTACTTGCAGCATCCCTGTGTAATTTTAACAGCTCTTGAG GTCTTAGGCTATAGAGTTGTGGCGTCATCTTCGACGGCCGTAAAACAAGACTATAACGAGTATATGTGGACTATGCGAAAGGAATTCTCAGAGCCAGAACCCTTTACGGATACCACTGTGGGTGAGAGGGACAATATTGCCAATTTTGGCCGAGAATCCCTTTCTGGTGTGCACAAAGTGGATGTGCCTGAATAA
- the LOC129805642 gene encoding ankyrin repeat domain-containing protein 39, whose translation MTDHHLHESGNDGVCKCRPSAAAQTLDEMDFERGIWTAALYNDLDRLESAIRRGATNDRDNSGYTALHYAARAGHLKACRLLLSAGADVNCVTNGGVTPLHRASMMGRVEIVEFLCEKGALVDARDSDGQNALHRAAQGAHMQTAKVLMSRMASLKNVRDNRGRFPIDLIGSKGDLDERVKKMLIPDSLEEE comes from the exons ATGACTGATCATCATTTGCACGAGTCAGGAAATGATGGAGTGTGCAAATGCCGCCCATCAGCAGCTGCTCAAACGCTCGACGAGATGGATTTTGAGAGAGGAATCTGGACAGCAG CTCTCTACAATGATCTGGATCGCCTGGAAAGTGCCATAAGAAGAGGAGCTACAAATGATAGGGACAATTCCGGCTATACAGCTCTCCATTATGCCGCACGGGCTGGTCATTTGAAGGCCTGCCGATTGCTCCTTTCAGCTGGAGCGGATGTCAATTGCGTGACAAACGGAGGTGTAACTCCACTGCATCGGGCCTCAATGATGGGCAGAGTGGAAATTGTGGAGTTTCTGTGTGAGAAAGGAGCTCTAGTGGATGCTAGAGATTCCGATGGACAGAATGCCCTTCACAGGGCTGCTCAGGGAGCACACATGCAAACTGCAAAAGTTCTTATGAGCAGAATGGCCTCCCTGAAGAATGTCCGTGATAACAGAGGAAGATTTCCAATTGATTTGATTGGCAGCAAAGGGGATTTGGATGAGAGGGTTAAGAAAATGCTGATACCAGATTCATTGGAAGAAGAataa
- the LOC129805648 gene encoding uncharacterized protein LOC129805648, whose translation MESLGFRTQRSHINILSMESTSPASTKIIPIPVQAIHHEGTYMYIAVKGSLHAFDSCVFGLSKEEETAVTQKFSTDSNKVVGGVMIKNHPIQVINALSQLGYKVVCSTGETEIVWTMQREV comes from the exons ATGGAGAGTCTTGGTTTCCGGACTCAAAG GAGTCATATTAACATTCTAAGCATGGAATCAACGAGTCCTGCGAGCACCAAGATAATCCCAATTCCTGTGCAAGCTATTCACCATGAGGGCACTTACATGTATATCGCTGTGAAGGGATCTCTTCATGCCTTCGACAGTTGCGTCTTTGGGCTCAGTAAGGAGGAAGAAACTGCAGTTACGCAGAAATTCTCCACTGACTCCAACAAAGTCGTTGGTGGAGTGATGATAAAAAATCATCCTATTCAAGTGATTAATGCCCTGAGCCAGTTGGGATACAAAGTTGTGTGTAGCACTGGTGAAACTGAAATTGTGTGGACAATGCAGAGGGAAGTCTAA